The nucleotide window AAAAGCTCTATAATACTGATTATACTACCGTTGTATAACTTTATTATAATAGAACTAAATCGCCGTTGATTTATTTTTATTGATGTATATCAAACTTTCCCTTCCCAGAAAATTTAAATAATAAATATTAGGCAAGTCTCCTGACTAACTTCATCCTACTCGTACCCTTCCCGAAAATATTATTTTCAGTGGTTTTCATGTACTTTCGTCAGTTTCACAGTAGTGGGGGCTGTATCGGATTTCAACCGATTTCCTTATTAAGTTTGTAAAAACACCTAAAACTCTATTAACAGTATACTACTTTTTCAGAATTTGTCAAGGGGTAAATAAAAATTTCTTTTAAAAAGTTTATACCCATTTTGAATATAGTGTTTTAATATTTATTTTTTATAAAATTGCAGATTTTAATAAGTTACAGACTTCATAAACTCCTTTTTATATTTCCTCCTAATCGTCCACTTTTTCAGCTTCGATTATATCTTCATTTTTTTTATTGTTTTCAATAGGTTCTTCAGGTATTACAAAAGCTGCGATAACGTAAGTAAATAAGCCTATTCCCCATCCTAACATCAGTATAACGCATACTATTCTTACGATAGTAGGATCTATATTGAAATATTTTCCAAGTCCTCCGCACACTCCGGCTATTTTTTTATCAGTTCTTGATCTGTATAATCTTTTTGTCATTTTAGGTTCCTCCTCTTTAATAATTAATTCAGTATTATTTTTTTCATTTTTCCCATATACTTCGTCAAGTTTTTCCATAAACATGTCACGAATAAGTTTATATTCTCCCATTCCTCTTAAAACCGGTGTTACTTCATATCCGTTGTTCTGCAGAATTGTTTTCCATGAATCTTCTTCATCAGAAGCCATATCGTTTTTTGCATGATCTCCTGCAACTATCATAAACGGTTTTAACAATATCTTTTTATAATCTGTCTGTTTCAGCTTCTCAATAACATCTTCAATAGTTACTTTTCCTTCCACAGTAGCTACAAAAACATTATTTTTTCCTGCTTTATTATACTCTTCCTGCAATTTTTCATACGTAATATC belongs to Pseudoleptotrichia goodfellowii and includes:
- a CDS encoding sirohydrochlorin cobaltochelatase, whose amino-acid sequence is MSKGILVTSFGTSHKDTREKCLDSIQKEVERKYGSEKVERAYTSGVVRRIVEKKEGIHIYDQEEGLKALKDKGYDEIITMSLHILNGIEYSKLSDKYGKITKPLLTTEEDYKRIVNDAEFNDFEGNDVIIFMGHGSESAADITYEKLQEEYNKAGKNNVFVATVEGKVTIEDVIEKLKQTDYKKILLKPFMIVAGDHAKNDMASDEEDSWKTILQNNGYEVTPVLRGMGEYKLIRDMFMEKLDEVYGKNEKNNTELIIKEEEPKMTKRLYRSRTDKKIAGVCGGLGKYFNIDPTIVRIVCVILMLGWGIGLFTYVIAAFVIPEEPIENNKKNEDIIEAEKVDD